Proteins found in one Pelmatolapia mariae isolate MD_Pm_ZW linkage group LG7, Pm_UMD_F_2, whole genome shotgun sequence genomic segment:
- the LOC134630330 gene encoding nuclear factor 7, ovary-like, translating into MSAASCLLSEDQFLCCICLEVFTDPVSTPCGHNFCKNCITQHWNSSPLCECPICKRKYYTRPELHVNTFISEMAAQFKLSAQQEASSNHKRHDVVPLKEEYKVKKAGLEKKQAEIQGMILKRLEKIQEVKRSVQLSKEEADRELEGGVQFFVDLMESIERGLNELTEAVKEKQRTAEKQAADFIKELKQEIFELTRRSSEMEQLSSSEDHLQFIHNFSSVKAVPPTKHWPNTSIHPPSYEGMVVRAVSQVEKKLNDQMKSLFEDELKRVQWYRCYAMLDPDTVHPRPPQYKGNDCRCVLSNLGYSAGRFYFEVKVDKWSAWTLGVTRKDNVKGQVQLSSSNGFWTLCLCSDGYVVSTEPAVHLSLRSKPEKVGVYVHYGEGLVCFYDVSTAALIYSFSDCSFTEKLYLFFSPCSNDGNNIHTGGFGCVIQ; encoded by the exons ATGTCTGCTGCCAGCTGTCTGCTGTCTGAAGACCAGTTTCTGTGCTGCATTTGTCTGGAAGTGTTCACAGATCCAGTCAGTACACCATGTGGACACAACTTCTGCAAGAACTGCATCACTCAGCACTGGAACAGCAGTCCTCTGTGTGAGTGCCCCATCTGTAAAAGGAAGTACTACACAAGACCCGAGCTCCATGTCAATACTTTCATCTCTGAGATGGCTGCTCAGTTCAAGCTGTCAGCTCAGCAagaagccagcagca ACCACAAGCGCCATGATGTTGTTCCTCTGAAAGAGGAATACAAAGTGAAGAAGGCAGGGCTGGAGAAGAAACAGGCTGAAATTCAAGGAATGATCCTGAAGAGACTGGAGAAGATTCAGGAGGTTAAACGCTCTGTGCAGCTCAGTAAGgaagaggcagacagagagctGGAGGGGGGTGTTCAGTTCTTTGTTGATTTGATGGAGTCTATAGAGAGAGGTCTGAATGAGCTGACAGAGGCGGtcaaagagaagcagagaacAGCAGAGAAACAGGCTGCAGACTTCATCAAGGAGCTCAAGCAGGAAATCTTTGAGCTGACGAGGAGAAGCTCTgagatggagcagctctcaagCTCAGAAGACCACCTCCAGTTCATCCACAACTTCTCTTCTGTGAAAGCTGTTCCACCCACTAAACACTGGCCCAACACCAGTATCCATCCACCTTCATATGAAGGGATGGTGGTGAGAGCTGTGAGTCAGGTGGAGAAGAAGCTAAATGACCAGATGAAGAGTCTGTTTGAGGACGAGCTGAAGAGAGTCCAGTGGTACAGATGTTATGCCATGCTTGATCCTGATACGGTTCACCCCAGACCCCCCCAGTATAAAGGGAATGATTGCAGATGTGTGTTATCAAATCTGGGTTACTCTGCTGGAAGATTTTATTTTGAGGTCAAGGTTGACAAGTGGTCTGCGTGGACTTTAGGAGTGACCAGAAAGGATAATGTGAAAGGACAAGTCCAGCTGAGTTCCAGCAACGGTTTCTGGACTTTATGTTTGTGCTCTGATGGGTATGTAGTTTCCACGGAGCCGGCAGTCCACCTGTCCTTGAGGTCGAAGCCTGAGAAGGTGGGCGTGTACGTCCACTACGGCGAGGGTCTGGTCTGCTTTTATGACGTCAGCACTGCAGCTCTTATCTACTCCTTCTCTGACTGCTCCTTCACTGAGAAGCTCTACCTGTTCTTCAGTCCCTGTTCCAATGATGGTAATAACATCCACACTGGTGGGTTCGGCTGCGTAATACAATAA
- the LOC134630329 gene encoding nuclear factor 7, ovary-like, protein MFAASCLLSEDQFLCCICLEVFTDPVSTPCGHNFCKNCITQHWNSSPLCECPICKRKYYTRPELHVNTFISEMAAQFKLSAQQEASSNHKRHDVVPLKEEYKVKKAGLEKKQAEIQGMILKRLEKIQEVKRSVQLSKEEADRELEGGVQFFVDLMESIERGLNELTEAVKEKQRTAEKQAADFIKELEQEIFELTRRSSEMEQLSSSEDHLQFIHNFSSVKAVPPTKHWPNTSIHPPSYEGMVVRAVSQVEKKLNDQMKSLFEDELKRVQWYRCYAMLDPDTVHPRPPQYKGNDCRCVLSNLGYSSGRFYFEVKVDKWSAWTLGVTRKDNVKGQVQLSSSNGFWTLCLCSDGYVVSTEPAVHLSLRSKPEKVGVYVHYDEGLVCFYDVSTAALIYSFSDCSFTEKLYLFFSPCPNDGNNIHTGGFGCVIQ, encoded by the exons ATGTTTGCTGCCAGCTGTCTGCTGTCTGAAGACCAGTTTCTGTGCTGCATTTGTCTGGAAGTGTTCACAGATCCAGTCAGTACACCATGTGGACACAACTTCTGCAAGAACTGCATCACTCAGCACTGGAACAGCAGTCCTCTGTGTGAGTGCCCCATCTGTAAAAGGAAGTACTACACAAGACCCGAGCTCCATGTCAATACTTTCATCTCTGAGATGGCTGCTCAGTTCAAGCTGTCAGCTCAGCAagaagccagcagca ACCACAAGCGCCATGATGTTGTTCCTCTGAAAGAGGAATACAAAGTGAAGAAGGCAGGGCTGGAGAAGAAACAGGCTGAAATTCAAGGAATGATCCTGAAGAGACTGGAGAAGATTCAGGAGGTTAAACGCTCTGTGCAGCTCAGTAAGgaagaggcagacagagagctGGAGGGGGGTGTTCAGTTCTTTGTTGATTTGATGGAGTCTATAGAGAGAGGTCTGAATGAGCTGACAGAGGCGGtcaaagagaagcagagaacAGCAGAGAAACAGGCTGCAGACTTCATCAAGGAGCTCGAGCAGGAAATCTTTGAGCTGACGAGGAGAAGCTCTgagatggagcagctctcaagCTCAGAAGACCACCTCCAGTTCATCCACAACTTCTCTTCTGTGAAAGCTGTTCCACCCACTAAACACTGGCCCAACACCAGTATCCATCCACCTTCATATGAAGGGATGGTGGTGAGAGCTGTGAGTCAGGTGGAGAAGAAGCTAAATGACCAGATGAAGAGTCTGTTTGAGGACGAGCTGAAGAGAGTCCAGTGGTACAGATGTTATGCCATGCTTGATCCTGATACGGTTCACCCCAGACCCCCCCAGTATAAAGGGAATGATTGTAGATGTGTGTTATCAAATCTGGGTTACTCTTCTGGAAGATTTTATTTTGAGGTCAAGGTTGACAAGTGGTCTGCGTGGACTTTAGGAGTGACCAGAAAGGATAATGTGAAAGGACAAGTCCAGCTGAGTTCCAGCAACGGTTTCTGGACTTTATGTTTGTGCTCTGATGGGTATGTAGTTTCCACGGAGCCGGCAGTCCACCTGTCCCTGAGGTCGAAGCCTGAGAAGGTGGGCGTGTACGTCCACTACGACGAGGGTCTGGTCTGCTTTTATGACGTCAGCACTGCAGCTCTTATCTACTCCTTCTCTGACTGCTCCTTCACTGAGAAGCTCTACCTGTTCTTCAGTCCCTGTCCCAATGATGGTAATAACATCCACACTGGTGGGTTTGGCTGCGTAATACAATAA